From the Candidatus Melainabacteria bacterium genome, one window contains:
- a CDS encoding DUF4239 domain-containing protein — protein MIQSSIHLLLWIVGSVACAVLGLFTFEKIRPKYVMSENSEFLVSSVAIVGTLVSVLLGLLISTAADQYKDMEACVDSEATAVGEMFRLSRGLPPQKGKRLQLACIRYCDAILNDEWAAMKKGGLSDQVTAAFLEMNDAMTDIKPQNAEYSGIQIELLRALRELSNHRRERIISVRSHTFAQMLPMLLICSLVLLCNAYLFSSASPSRLHIMLIALIGTVLGANFGILDLLDHPFTGAASISPEQFQINEEAMKRFLL, from the coding sequence GTGATTCAATCGTCAATTCATTTGCTTTTGTGGATCGTCGGCTCAGTCGCTTGTGCAGTCCTGGGACTTTTTACTTTTGAAAAGATTCGGCCCAAGTATGTCATGTCTGAAAATTCTGAGTTCCTGGTGTCATCAGTAGCAATAGTTGGAACGCTTGTTTCTGTGCTACTTGGACTTCTGATATCAACAGCGGCAGACCAATACAAAGACATGGAAGCGTGCGTCGATTCCGAAGCAACAGCTGTTGGTGAGATGTTCCGATTGTCGCGAGGACTTCCTCCACAAAAAGGAAAGCGACTTCAATTGGCTTGCATTCGCTATTGCGATGCCATATTGAATGATGAGTGGGCCGCCATGAAGAAGGGAGGGCTAAGCGATCAGGTGACGGCTGCTTTCCTAGAAATGAATGATGCAATGACTGACATCAAACCGCAAAATGCCGAGTACTCGGGTATTCAAATAGAACTCCTGCGCGCACTTAGAGAGCTGAGCAATCACAGACGCGAGCGCATTATTTCGGTCAGAAGCCATACCTTTGCTCAGATGTTACCAATGCTTTTGATATGCAGCCTGGTTCTTCTCTGTAATGCATATCTGTTTTCGTCCGCGAGTCCTTCAAGACTGCACATTATGCTGATTGCTCTTATTGGCACGGTTTTGGGAGCGAACTTCGGCATTCTCGATTTGCTCGATCATCCGTTTACTGGAGCCGCCAGCATTTCTCCAGAACAATTTCAAATCAACGAAGAGGCTATGAAGCGATTTCTTCTATAG